The Amycolatopsis viridis genome window below encodes:
- a CDS encoding antitoxin yields the protein MGIDFNDIKKKAQQALDQNADKIESGIDKASGFAKSKLGQHADKIDSVTSKAKDFLHKQSGGGSDPQGGPGPAGPQTGPTGPTGPTGPTGPTGPTEP from the coding sequence ATGGGCATCGACTTCAACGACATCAAGAAGAAGGCGCAGCAGGCGCTCGACCAGAACGCGGACAAGATCGAAAGCGGCATCGACAAGGCGAGCGGGTTCGCCAAGTCGAAGCTCGGCCAGCACGCGGACAAGATCGACAGCGTGACGTCGAAGGCGAAGGACTTCCTGCACAAGCAGTCCGGCGGAGGATCCGACCCGCAGGGTGGTCCCGGTCCGGCCGGCCCCCAGACAGGACCGACAGGACCGACGGGACCGACGGGACCGACCGGACCGACGGGACCGACTGAGCCGTAG
- a CDS encoding TetR/AcrR family transcriptional regulator: MGTREKILAAAAGIMREQGYARATTKEIARAAGFSEAALYKHFADKTEIFLGVISSQLPALDTALGELTAGRHSVRGNLVRITATAIDFYTESFPIGASLFSSQDLLDAHRAAIRERGASPRGPVSRLAEYLRAERTLGRLPSTSDPDAIAALLLGAAFQQGFLRNWDADSGDPAGLARKLVKAVLP; this comes from the coding sequence ATGGGAACGCGGGAGAAGATACTGGCCGCGGCCGCGGGGATCATGCGCGAGCAGGGTTATGCGCGGGCCACCACCAAGGAGATCGCCCGCGCCGCCGGCTTCTCGGAGGCCGCGCTGTACAAGCACTTCGCGGACAAGACCGAGATCTTCCTGGGCGTGATCTCGTCCCAGCTGCCGGCCCTGGACACGGCGCTGGGCGAACTCACGGCGGGGCGGCACAGCGTGCGCGGCAACCTGGTCCGCATCACGGCGACCGCGATCGACTTCTACACCGAGAGCTTCCCGATCGGCGCGTCCCTGTTCTCCTCGCAGGACCTGCTGGACGCCCACCGGGCCGCGATCCGCGAGCGCGGGGCGAGCCCCCGCGGCCCGGTCTCCCGCCTCGCGGAGTACCTGCGCGCGGAGCGCACCCTCGGCCGCCTGCCGTCCACTTCGGACCCCGACGCGATCGCGGCACTCCTCCTGGGCGCCGCGTTCCAGCAGGGCTTCCTCCGGAACTGGGACGCCGACTCCGGCGACCCGGCGGGCCTGGCCCGCAAGCTGGTCAAGGCCGTGCTGCCCTAA
- a CDS encoding NAD(P)-dependent oxidoreductase, protein MKLTVFGATGGTGAHVVRQALTAGHQVTAVVRDPARLDVPAQPRLEVVTADVLDPDALVPAISGREAVVSALGPRGRGPSVICRDGTSSIMAAMTTAGVRRLAVVSNSGMHREGDGWFTRLLFKPVLIRILREGYADMGEMERRVTASGLDWTIVRPPKLSDGPHTGRIASETRGNVRGSFTISRADLADYVLRAVADPALSRVAVSVAKG, encoded by the coding sequence ATGAAACTGACGGTGTTCGGTGCGACCGGTGGGACGGGCGCGCACGTCGTGCGGCAGGCGCTCACCGCGGGCCACCAGGTGACCGCGGTGGTGCGGGATCCGGCCCGCCTGGACGTGCCGGCGCAGCCGCGACTGGAGGTGGTGACGGCGGACGTGCTCGACCCGGACGCGCTGGTGCCCGCCATCAGCGGCCGCGAAGCCGTCGTGTCCGCGCTGGGGCCGCGTGGCCGTGGACCGAGCGTGATCTGCCGGGACGGGACGAGCAGCATCATGGCCGCGATGACGACGGCCGGTGTGCGTCGTCTGGCGGTGGTCAGCAACAGCGGCATGCACCGCGAGGGGGACGGGTGGTTCACCAGGCTGCTGTTCAAACCCGTCCTGATCCGCATCCTGCGTGAGGGGTACGCGGACATGGGCGAGATGGAGCGCCGGGTCACCGCGTCCGGGCTCGACTGGACCATCGTGCGGCCGCCGAAGCTCAGCGACGGCCCCCACACCGGCCGCATCGCGAGCGAGACCAGGGGTAATGTGCGGGGGAGCTTCACCATCTCGCGGGCCGACCTGGCGGACTACGTCCTGCGCGCGGTCGCTGATCCCGCGCTGTCCCGGGTTGCCGTCTCGGTGGCGAAGGGTTGA
- a CDS encoding prephenate dehydrogenase, translating into MRDVCVIGLGLIGGSVLRAAAAAGRTVWGATTAAGDAEAALADGFDASTDVVAALRRAADRDALVVLAVPLTAVEEVLRTVGECAPSCLLTDVTSVKTGVVTAARAFAPQARFAAGHPMAGTAESGWRAGTATLFRGAAWVVCVEDDTDLAAWAEVARFAIDLGAHVVPLTAARHDEAVARISHLPHLLAAVLAAVGADGGPVALALAAGSYTDGTRVAATRPDLVRAMTEGNREALLPVLDEALGRLGAMRGSLASTGGLAVSINSGHEGAQALASARQATLSGVRVALDAPDARNGLRALGERGGRITALADGTAIGEVP; encoded by the coding sequence GTGCGAGACGTGTGCGTGATCGGACTCGGGTTGATCGGCGGCTCGGTGCTGCGTGCGGCCGCCGCGGCCGGGCGGACCGTCTGGGGCGCGACGACCGCGGCGGGTGACGCGGAGGCGGCGCTCGCCGACGGCTTCGACGCCTCCACCGACGTCGTGGCCGCCCTGCGCCGGGCCGCCGACCGGGATGCGCTGGTGGTGCTGGCGGTCCCGCTGACCGCGGTCGAGGAGGTGCTGCGGACGGTCGGTGAGTGCGCGCCGTCCTGCCTGCTCACCGACGTGACCAGCGTGAAGACCGGCGTGGTGACCGCCGCACGGGCGTTCGCACCGCAGGCCCGGTTCGCCGCCGGGCACCCGATGGCGGGCACCGCGGAGTCCGGCTGGCGCGCCGGCACCGCGACGCTGTTCCGGGGCGCGGCGTGGGTGGTCTGCGTCGAGGACGACACCGACCTCGCAGCGTGGGCCGAGGTGGCCCGGTTCGCGATCGACCTCGGCGCGCACGTGGTCCCGCTGACCGCGGCCCGGCACGACGAGGCCGTCGCACGGATCTCCCACCTGCCGCACCTGCTGGCCGCCGTGCTCGCCGCCGTCGGCGCGGACGGCGGGCCGGTCGCGCTGGCCCTGGCCGCCGGGTCCTACACCGACGGCACCCGGGTCGCCGCGACCCGGCCGGACCTGGTGCGCGCCATGACCGAGGGCAACCGCGAGGCGCTGCTGCCGGTGCTCGACGAGGCCCTCGGCCGGCTCGGGGCGATGCGCGGATCACTGGCCTCGACCGGCGGTCTCGCCGTCAGCATCAACTCCGGTCACGAAGGCGCACAAGCGCTGGCGAGCGCCCGGCAGGCCACGCTGTCGGGCGTTCGCGTCGCCCTGGACGCGCCGGACGCCCGGAACGGCCTGCGCGCCCTCGGCGAACGCGGCGGCCGCATCACCGCTCTCGCCGACGGCACCGCCATCGGCGAGGTGCCGTAG
- a CDS encoding ABC transporter permease, whose product MERAQSATSAPADDPRSWSRAREDLRRGFRSWRLWGHLGWNDIRSRYRRSLLGPFWMSVTMGLTTAGLGSVFSLIWHSPAATFVPYVGTGLIVWAFIGGCLSDGMGSFTESAELLAQTSAPLTVHVLRTVWRQTLILAHNLIVYFVLLALFFRRLHEHGYTMDGQPCGTPGGMVCHPGLGWNAFLVIPGFGLALAGGIAAAMILSVVATRFRDAPPLIGAIIQLLFILVPITWPLDTLIQNAPGKAWIIELNPLFHYVQIMRQPLIGQQLHWWSWLVAAGLTLAAWTVALVVLRNYRARIPYWV is encoded by the coding sequence ATGGAACGAGCGCAGAGCGCCACCAGTGCTCCGGCGGACGATCCGCGAAGCTGGAGCCGCGCTCGCGAGGACCTGCGACGGGGCTTCCGGTCCTGGCGGCTGTGGGGCCACCTGGGGTGGAACGACATCCGGAGCCGCTACCGTCGCTCCCTGCTGGGACCGTTCTGGATGTCGGTGACGATGGGCCTCACGACCGCCGGGCTCGGCAGCGTGTTCAGCCTCATCTGGCACAGCCCGGCAGCGACGTTCGTCCCCTACGTCGGCACCGGCCTGATCGTCTGGGCCTTCATCGGCGGCTGCCTGTCCGACGGAATGGGCAGTTTCACCGAGAGCGCGGAACTCCTCGCGCAGACGTCGGCCCCGCTCACCGTCCACGTGTTGCGAACCGTGTGGCGGCAAACGCTCATCCTCGCCCACAACCTGATCGTCTACTTCGTCCTCCTCGCGCTCTTCTTCCGCCGACTGCACGAGCACGGCTACACGATGGACGGGCAGCCGTGCGGGACACCGGGCGGCATGGTGTGCCACCCCGGCCTCGGCTGGAACGCGTTCCTGGTGATCCCCGGTTTCGGGCTGGCACTGGCCGGCGGCATCGCCGCGGCGATGATCCTGAGCGTCGTCGCCACGCGGTTCCGGGACGCCCCACCGCTGATCGGCGCGATCATCCAGCTTCTGTTCATCCTCGTCCCGATCACCTGGCCACTGGACACGCTGATCCAGAACGCGCCGGGGAAAGCGTGGATCATCGAGCTCAACCCGCTGTTCCACTACGTGCAGATCATGCGGCAACCACTGATCGGACAGCAGCTGCACTGGTGGAGCTGGCTGGTGGCCGCCGGCCTGACGCTGGCCGCGTGGACGGTCGCACTCGTCGTGCTGCGGAACTACCGGGCGCGCATCCCCTACTGGGTCTGA
- a CDS encoding GbsR/MarR family transcriptional regulator, which translates to MRDEEAVRRYVERLALVLTQLGFQRMPARVFAALVVTDESRLTAGEIGEKLQISPAAVSGAVRYLEQVGMVVREREPGSRRDHFRVTDDMWFASMRKRDRLMELWRDAAVEGIPVVGEDTPAGKRLADMRDFLGFLIEQLPLLFERWEKERAER; encoded by the coding sequence ATGCGGGACGAGGAGGCGGTGCGCCGCTACGTCGAGCGCCTGGCGCTCGTGCTCACGCAGCTCGGTTTCCAGCGCATGCCCGCGCGGGTGTTCGCGGCACTGGTGGTGACCGACGAAAGCCGGCTCACCGCGGGCGAGATCGGGGAGAAGCTGCAGATCAGCCCGGCCGCGGTGTCGGGAGCCGTCCGCTACCTGGAGCAGGTCGGGATGGTCGTTCGGGAGCGGGAACCCGGATCGCGCCGCGACCACTTCCGGGTGACCGACGACATGTGGTTCGCCAGCATGCGCAAGCGCGACCGGCTCATGGAGCTGTGGCGGGACGCGGCCGTCGAGGGTATCCCGGTGGTGGGCGAGGACACGCCCGCCGGCAAGCGGTTGGCCGACATGCGGGACTTCCTGGGCTTCCTCATCGAACAGCTCCCGTTGCTGTTCGAGCGCTGGGAGAAGGAGCGCGCGGAGCGTTAG
- a CDS encoding SRPBCC family protein — protein sequence MPRRTFSFEITRTSSAPPATLFRLESDGARWSEWGKPLIVVSRWDRWAGPAGGVGAIRAVGAWPLLIREETLEYEPDRRHVYTFAGTAPVRDYRAEVLSEPDGNGTRLTWRGSFQEKVPGTGPIVLAALRIAITVLSARLVKAAER from the coding sequence ATGCCCCGCAGAACGTTCTCCTTCGAGATCACCCGCACCAGCAGCGCCCCGCCGGCGACCCTGTTCCGGCTGGAGAGCGACGGCGCACGCTGGTCCGAGTGGGGCAAACCGCTGATCGTGGTGTCCCGCTGGGACCGGTGGGCCGGGCCGGCAGGCGGGGTCGGCGCGATCCGGGCCGTGGGCGCGTGGCCACTGCTGATCCGGGAGGAAACGCTGGAATACGAGCCGGACCGGCGGCACGTCTACACCTTCGCCGGCACCGCGCCGGTGCGCGACTACCGCGCCGAGGTGCTGTCCGAGCCCGACGGCAACGGCACGCGGCTGACCTGGCGTGGCTCGTTCCAGGAGAAGGTGCCGGGCACCGGGCCGATCGTGCTCGCCGCGCTGCGCATCGCGATCACGGTGCTGTCCGCACGGCTGGTCAAGGCCGCCGAGCGCTGA
- a CDS encoding nucleoside deaminase, which translates to MSDADLVSAALAAAREAGPDVPIGAAVFAPDGRLLARAHNAREELGDPTAHAEILALRAAAREFGDGWRLDGCTVAVTVEPCTMCAGALVLARVARVVFGAWEPRTGAVGSLWDVVRDRRLNHRPEVRGGVLEADCAALLAEFFAGHRDV; encoded by the coding sequence GTGTCCGACGCCGACCTGGTGTCCGCGGCGCTGGCCGCCGCGCGGGAGGCCGGCCCGGACGTGCCGATCGGTGCCGCGGTCTTCGCGCCGGACGGCCGACTCCTCGCCCGCGCCCACAACGCGCGCGAGGAGCTGGGCGACCCGACGGCGCACGCGGAGATCCTGGCGCTGCGGGCGGCCGCCCGCGAGTTCGGCGACGGCTGGCGGCTGGACGGCTGCACCGTCGCGGTGACGGTCGAGCCGTGCACGATGTGCGCCGGGGCGCTGGTGCTCGCGCGCGTGGCCCGCGTGGTGTTCGGGGCGTGGGAGCCGCGCACCGGCGCGGTCGGATCGCTGTGGGACGTGGTGCGCGATCGCCGGCTCAACCACCGGCCGGAGGTGCGCGGCGGCGTGCTGGAGGCCGACTGCGCCGCGTTGCTGGCCGAGTTCTTCGCCGGTCACCGCGACGTGTGA
- a CDS encoding CsbD family protein → MNVVKNRMTSRSRQAKGGARELFGRLTGSRRHQAAGRAERIRGIVRETTTEVADWAATAARDAQRRFRTR, encoded by the coding sequence ATGAACGTCGTGAAGAACCGGATGACGAGCCGGTCCCGTCAGGCCAAGGGCGGGGCGCGGGAGCTGTTCGGGCGCCTGACCGGCAGCCGTCGTCACCAGGCGGCCGGCCGCGCCGAGCGGATCCGCGGCATCGTGCGTGAGACGACGACCGAGGTCGCGGACTGGGCGGCCACCGCGGCACGTGACGCGCAGCGCCGCTTCCGCACCAGGTGA
- a CDS encoding M20 metallopeptidase family protein, whose protein sequence is MTGPTELPPLPDTRLAVLRSEAEALQPATVALRREIHAHPEQGLHLPRTQAAVRRALEDLPLEIVEGKSTTALTAVLRGAQDGPAVLLRGDMDALPLQEDTGLEFASEVDGTMHACGHDGHTAMLASAARLLAARRHELAGSVVFMFQPGEEGYHGARHMIHEGVLDAAGSRVERAFGIHLLPHVESGLITTRPGPLMASNDTFTIQVTGKGGHGSSPHNAIDPVPAAAAMVGALQTMVTRRISVFDPAVVSVTRIAAGTTTNIIPETAEVAGTIRTLSEATRARVKAELPKVCEAVGAAHGCRVLVDVEPGYPVTVNDPEQALRVLDLAQRVLGRSELLADPNMGAEDFSYVLQRVPGAFAFLGACPPEVDPAEAPTNHSNRVRHHEGAFPAGVAMYAAFALDALAG, encoded by the coding sequence ATGACGGGACCCACCGAGCTGCCCCCTTTGCCGGACACCCGGCTCGCCGTGTTGCGCTCCGAAGCCGAGGCTCTGCAACCGGCCACCGTCGCGCTGCGCCGTGAGATCCACGCCCACCCCGAGCAGGGCCTGCACCTGCCGCGCACCCAGGCCGCCGTCCGCCGGGCGCTGGAGGACCTGCCGCTGGAGATCGTCGAGGGGAAGTCGACCACCGCGCTGACCGCGGTGCTGCGCGGCGCGCAGGACGGACCGGCGGTGCTGCTGCGCGGCGACATGGACGCGCTGCCGCTGCAGGAGGACACCGGCCTGGAGTTCGCCTCCGAAGTGGACGGGACGATGCACGCGTGCGGCCACGACGGCCACACCGCGATGCTCGCCTCGGCCGCGCGGCTGCTGGCGGCCCGCCGCCACGAGCTGGCCGGTTCGGTGGTGTTCATGTTCCAGCCGGGCGAGGAGGGCTACCACGGCGCCCGCCACATGATCCACGAAGGCGTGCTCGACGCCGCCGGTTCGCGGGTGGAGCGGGCCTTCGGCATCCACCTGCTGCCGCACGTCGAGTCCGGCCTGATCACCACCCGTCCCGGGCCGTTGATGGCCTCGAACGACACCTTCACGATCCAGGTGACGGGCAAGGGCGGGCACGGTTCGAGCCCGCACAACGCGATCGACCCGGTCCCCGCGGCCGCGGCGATGGTCGGCGCGTTGCAGACCATGGTGACCCGGCGGATCAGCGTGTTCGACCCGGCGGTGGTGTCGGTGACCCGGATCGCGGCCGGCACCACGACCAACATCATCCCGGAGACCGCGGAGGTGGCCGGGACGATCCGGACCCTGTCCGAGGCGACGCGGGCCCGGGTGAAGGCCGAGCTGCCGAAGGTGTGCGAGGCGGTCGGTGCGGCGCACGGCTGCCGGGTACTGGTGGACGTCGAACCCGGCTACCCGGTGACCGTGAACGACCCGGAGCAGGCGCTGCGCGTGCTCGACCTGGCGCAGCGGGTGCTCGGCCGGTCGGAGCTGCTGGCCGACCCGAACATGGGTGCGGAAGACTTTTCCTATGTGCTGCAACGGGTCCCCGGCGCGTTCGCGTTCCTCGGGGCGTGCCCGCCCGAGGTCGATCCGGCGGAGGCGCCAACCAACCACTCGAACCGGGTGCGCCACCACGAAGGCGCTTTCCCGGCCGGGGTCGCGATGTACGCGGCCTTCGCGCTCGACGCCCTGGCAGGATGA
- a CDS encoding tRNA adenosine deaminase-associated protein, whose amino-acid sequence MSVKEPVSGFAVAVVREDGKWRCSALDAGALTGLDAAITELAKLRSTGAVFGLLAVDDEFFVIVRPSPRGPSLLLSDAAAALDYDIAADVLDVLRVDPPDEEDDSIWPEGDLDILADLGLPGPELEVIAGEVDLYPDEQLQMIAQRCGFGSEFTALLDEI is encoded by the coding sequence ATGTCGGTGAAGGAGCCGGTTTCGGGATTCGCGGTGGCCGTGGTCCGGGAGGACGGCAAGTGGCGCTGCAGCGCGCTCGATGCCGGTGCGCTCACGGGGCTGGACGCCGCCATCACCGAGCTGGCCAAGTTGCGGTCCACCGGGGCCGTGTTCGGCCTGCTCGCGGTGGACGACGAGTTCTTCGTGATCGTGCGCCCGAGCCCGCGCGGGCCGTCGCTGCTGCTCTCGGACGCGGCGGCGGCGCTGGACTACGACATCGCCGCCGACGTGCTCGACGTGCTCCGGGTCGATCCGCCGGACGAGGAGGACGACTCGATCTGGCCCGAGGGCGACCTCGACATCCTCGCCGACCTCGGCCTGCCCGGGCCGGAGCTCGAGGTGATCGCCGGTGAGGTCGATCTCTACCCGGACGAGCAGCTGCAGATGATCGCGCAGCGCTGCGGGTTCGGCAGCGAGTTCACCGCGCTGCTCGACGAGATCTGA
- a CDS encoding SGNH/GDSL hydrolase family protein — MSPFRAGLAVAATAGLAPVLVAQGLRVRRTTPRLPGATGPRHGSVPGPDPLRLLVVGESTVDGVGARTHEEALTGQLAVALASRLHRGISWRVAGRTGANARTVRSELLDEACREPADLLVVALGVNDTIELRSPGRYRCDLLALVVAARRALGPVPVLLAGVPPLRAFPALPQPLRLVLGLRGEALDTAAATLAALPDVTYCPVPGEVVDPALFAADGFHPGPPGYRLWAGTLADAVGRSLGAPGRAGSAGPNG; from the coding sequence GTGTCTCCGTTCCGGGCCGGTTTGGCGGTCGCCGCCACCGCCGGGCTCGCGCCGGTGCTGGTGGCCCAGGGGTTGCGCGTACGCCGGACCACGCCGAGGTTGCCGGGGGCGACCGGGCCACGCCACGGGTCCGTGCCCGGGCCCGACCCGCTGCGGTTGCTGGTCGTCGGCGAGTCCACTGTGGATGGTGTTGGGGCGCGGACGCACGAGGAGGCGCTGACCGGGCAGCTCGCGGTGGCGCTGGCAAGCCGCCTGCACCGCGGGATTTCCTGGCGGGTGGCGGGCCGGACCGGCGCCAACGCGCGCACCGTGCGGTCCGAGCTGCTGGACGAAGCCTGCCGGGAACCGGCCGATCTGCTCGTCGTGGCCCTCGGGGTGAACGACACCATCGAACTGCGCTCGCCGGGCCGGTACCGGTGCGACCTGCTGGCCCTGGTGGTCGCCGCGCGGCGCGCGCTCGGGCCGGTGCCGGTCCTGCTGGCCGGGGTGCCGCCGCTGCGGGCGTTCCCGGCACTCCCGCAGCCGTTGCGCCTCGTCCTGGGTCTGCGTGGCGAAGCGCTGGACACGGCGGCGGCGACGCTCGCCGCCCTGCCGGACGTCACGTATTGCCCCGTGCCCGGTGAGGTGGTCGACCCGGCCCTGTTCGCGGCCGACGGCTTCCACCCCGGGCCGCCCGGGTACCGGTTGTGGGCCGGAACGCTCGCGGATGCGGTCGGCCGGTCGCTGGGTGCACCCGGCCGTGCCGGTTCCGCCGGGCCGAACGGGTGA
- a CDS encoding endonuclease/exonuclease/phosphatase family protein, with protein MTTTRRIGVLAATALAASAVAAAPASAASADVVIAEVYGGGGNSGATLTSDFIELATAGGTVGLDGWSVQYLPGSPSASSRWQVTPLTGSVAAGGRYLVAEATGSGGTVPLPAADATGSIAMAATSGTVALVHGTTPLTCLTTPDCAADPRIRDLVGYGSAAVRERNPAPTPGNTASTARATLTDTDDNAADFATGAPTPVNGRGQTSGGDAGGAPARIHDVQGTTRISPLAGTKVTGVTGIVTAVRAFGSARGFWLTDPQPDNDPRTSEGVLVFTGSATPAVAVGDAVTVSGTVTEYYPDSPATSVHQSTTEITGARWTVQSTGNPLPAPTVITPDTVPGALVPQPGGNIENLPLEPAEYALDFWEAHEGEVVTVPDARVVGPSTSYHEVYVTTKPAENPTGRGGTVYTGYDSPNTGVLKVESLIPFAQHPFPQANTGDTFAGLTSGPIEYDSYGGYTVQATALGELKDGGIQREVTRKRSPSELAVATYNVENLSAVDDQAKFDELAHGIVDNLAAPDIVTLEEIQDNNGAGGDGLVAADQTLKRFTDAIVAAGGPRYESRQIDPQDRTDGGEPGGNIRVGFLFNPDRVSFVDRPGGDATTPVSVVADHGRPHLSVSPGRIDPGNPAWTNSRKPLAGEFVFHGHTVFVIANHFNSKGGDQPVHGRYQPPARSSEAQRGQQARVLRGFVDQVLAADPWADVVVAGDLNDYQFAPALRTLTAGGALTDQIDRLPAGERYSYVYEGNSQVLDHILTSPALSRVDYDVVHINAEFAEQASDHDPQIIRYRPAR; from the coding sequence GTGACGACCACTCGAAGAATCGGCGTGCTCGCCGCCACCGCGCTGGCCGCATCGGCGGTAGCGGCGGCACCCGCCTCGGCCGCGAGCGCCGACGTCGTGATCGCCGAGGTCTACGGGGGCGGTGGCAACAGCGGCGCCACGCTGACCAGCGATTTCATCGAACTCGCCACTGCGGGCGGCACCGTCGGGCTGGACGGCTGGAGTGTGCAGTACCTGCCCGGTTCGCCCAGCGCGTCGAGCCGCTGGCAGGTCACTCCGCTGACCGGCTCGGTGGCCGCGGGCGGCCGCTACCTGGTGGCCGAGGCCACCGGCTCGGGCGGCACGGTGCCGCTGCCCGCCGCCGACGCCACCGGCTCGATCGCGATGGCCGCGACGTCCGGCACCGTCGCGCTCGTCCACGGCACCACACCCCTGACCTGTCTCACCACGCCGGACTGCGCCGCCGATCCCCGTATCCGTGACCTCGTCGGTTACGGCTCGGCGGCCGTCCGCGAACGCAATCCGGCCCCCACGCCCGGCAACACCGCCTCGACCGCCCGGGCGACCCTCACCGACACCGACGACAACGCGGCCGACTTCGCGACCGGTGCCCCCACCCCGGTCAACGGCCGTGGTCAGACCTCCGGCGGTGACGCGGGTGGCGCACCCGCCAGGATCCACGACGTCCAGGGCACCACGCGGATCTCGCCGCTGGCCGGCACCAAGGTCACCGGCGTGACCGGCATCGTCACCGCCGTGCGGGCGTTCGGTTCCGCGCGCGGCTTCTGGCTGACCGATCCGCAGCCCGACAACGACCCGCGCACCAGCGAGGGCGTGCTGGTGTTCACCGGCTCGGCCACGCCCGCGGTCGCCGTCGGCGACGCGGTCACGGTGTCCGGCACCGTCACCGAGTACTACCCGGACAGCCCGGCCACCTCCGTTCACCAGTCCACCACCGAGATCACCGGTGCGCGCTGGACCGTCCAGTCCACCGGCAACCCGCTGCCCGCCCCGACGGTGATCACACCGGACACCGTCCCGGGCGCGCTCGTGCCGCAGCCGGGCGGCAACATCGAGAACCTGCCGCTGGAGCCGGCGGAGTACGCGCTGGACTTCTGGGAGGCGCACGAGGGCGAGGTCGTCACGGTCCCGGACGCCCGCGTCGTCGGACCGTCCACCAGCTACCACGAGGTCTACGTGACCACGAAACCGGCGGAGAACCCGACCGGACGCGGCGGCACCGTCTACACCGGATACGACTCGCCGAACACCGGCGTGCTCAAGGTCGAGTCGCTGATCCCGTTCGCGCAGCACCCCTTCCCGCAGGCGAACACCGGGGACACGTTCGCCGGGCTCACCTCCGGTCCGATCGAGTACGACAGCTACGGCGGTTACACGGTGCAGGCCACTGCCCTGGGCGAGCTCAAGGACGGCGGCATCCAGCGCGAGGTGACGCGCAAGCGGTCGCCGAGCGAGCTCGCCGTCGCGACCTACAACGTCGAGAACCTGTCTGCTGTGGACGATCAGGCGAAGTTCGACGAGCTGGCGCACGGAATCGTGGACAACCTCGCCGCGCCCGACATCGTGACCCTGGAGGAGATCCAGGACAACAACGGCGCCGGCGGTGACGGCCTGGTGGCCGCCGACCAGACCCTGAAGCGGTTCACCGACGCGATCGTCGCGGCGGGCGGTCCGCGCTACGAGTCGCGCCAGATCGACCCGCAGGATCGGACCGACGGCGGGGAGCCGGGCGGCAACATCCGCGTCGGCTTCCTCTTCAACCCGGACCGGGTGTCCTTCGTGGACCGTCCGGGTGGGGACGCGACGACGCCGGTGTCGGTGGTGGCCGACCACGGCCGGCCGCACCTGTCGGTGTCACCGGGACGGATCGACCCGGGCAACCCGGCGTGGACGAACAGCCGCAAGCCGCTGGCCGGGGAGTTCGTGTTCCACGGGCACACCGTGTTCGTGATCGCCAACCACTTCAACTCCAAGGGCGGTGACCAGCCGGTGCACGGCCGGTACCAGCCGCCCGCCCGGAGTTCCGAGGCCCAGCGCGGGCAGCAGGCGCGGGTGCTGCGCGGGTTCGTCGACCAGGTGCTGGCCGCCGACCCCTGGGCCGACGTCGTCGTGGCCGGTGACCTGAACGACTACCAGTTCGCACCGGCGTTGCGCACGCTCACCGCAGGCGGTGCGCTGACCGACCAGATCGACCGGTTGCCCGCCGGCGAGCGGTACAGCTACGTCTACGAGGGCAACTCGCAGGTGCTCGACCACATCCTGACCTCGCCCGCGCTGTCGCGGGTGGACTACGACGTCGTGCACATCAACGCCGAGTTCGCCGAGCAGGCCAGCGACCACGACCCGCAGATCATCCGCTACCGCCCGGCCCGCTGA